One window of Rasiella rasia genomic DNA carries:
- a CDS encoding glycosyltransferase family 39 protein: MSKRSSLLPKNTFENKVLFFLFIAFFSFFIFQPALFSPDTHSYLRADITRFPGYIIYLRGLQAVFGEVFSTAAVVGHLVMGFLAIVVFFKNCSRLFSLSVIAQVLLLIVLLFPYFKPIEVALNLTSEGLAYPLYLLLLSFSIDFLLKDQTKKVIYISVVYLLLVLTRGQFIIVGPILGFLFLLKKKRAIRTLKPILIFALLVLLPVISGVVDKTYRYIFYGYAETTPYSYVNAIALPLYVSEANDTKLFDDRAIQEVFDYSYKRLDSLQLLSSEVQGSYHQKYLRFHYHFPEICNQNIHEFGLNYYKENGETPPKNAFAIEAACKVMFPKLVSQHFSEWLTLYYTSIVHGFKSVFVLVFVVVLAFLSLFRVFKHFGNKSAFILLGTLLILSNAMIVAVASHSIMRYLFYNYVIGLLIIILLLKKFIPRHES, translated from the coding sequence TTGAGTAAACGCTCTTCATTGCTTCCTAAGAACACCTTTGAGAACAAAGTACTCTTCTTCTTATTTATTGCGTTTTTTAGTTTTTTCATCTTTCAACCCGCATTATTTTCTCCAGATACACACAGCTACTTACGCGCAGACATTACACGTTTTCCTGGATACATTATTTACCTAAGAGGGCTACAAGCAGTATTTGGGGAGGTATTTTCAACTGCGGCTGTAGTCGGACATTTGGTGATGGGCTTTCTTGCTATTGTTGTGTTTTTCAAAAATTGCAGTCGTTTATTCTCACTTTCAGTAATCGCTCAGGTGCTACTGCTTATTGTTTTATTATTTCCGTATTTCAAACCTATTGAAGTAGCCCTTAACTTAACGTCTGAAGGACTCGCGTATCCATTATACTTGCTCTTACTATCATTTTCTATCGATTTTCTATTAAAAGATCAGACAAAAAAGGTCATTTACATTTCCGTAGTTTACCTCCTACTCGTACTCACACGCGGGCAATTTATTATTGTAGGTCCGATTCTAGGGTTTCTCTTTTTACTGAAAAAGAAACGTGCCATACGCACACTTAAACCAATCTTAATTTTTGCTTTATTAGTGCTGTTGCCTGTAATTTCTGGAGTTGTAGATAAGACGTATAGGTATATTTTCTACGGCTATGCAGAAACTACCCCGTACAGTTATGTGAACGCCATTGCTCTTCCCCTGTATGTTTCTGAAGCAAATGACACAAAATTATTTGATGATAGAGCGATTCAAGAAGTTTTCGATTATTCGTACAAAAGACTAGACAGTCTCCAGCTATTAAGTAGTGAAGTACAAGGTAGTTACCATCAAAAATACTTACGATTTCACTATCATTTTCCAGAGATTTGCAACCAAAATATTCATGAATTTGGGCTAAACTATTACAAAGAGAATGGAGAAACACCTCCTAAAAATGCATTTGCTATAGAAGCTGCTTGTAAGGTGATGTTTCCAAAACTAGTATCACAACATTTTTCTGAATGGCTCACCCTCTACTACACCAGCATAGTTCATGGCTTTAAGTCTGTTTTTGTACTTGTTTTTGTGGTGGTTTTGGCATTTTTAAGCCTTTTTAGAGTGTTTAAGCACTTTGGAAATAAGAGTGCATTTATACTATTAGGCACCCTATTAATACTCTCTAACGCCATGATTGTGGCTGTAGCATCTCATAGTATTATGCGCTATTTATTTTACAATTATGTTATCGGATTGCTAATAATAATCCTACTTTTGAAAAAATTTATTCCACGTCATGAATCCTGA
- a CDS encoding DegT/DnrJ/EryC1/StrS family aminotransferase, with the protein MIPFLDLHGVNQEFEASFKKEFQQFLDSGYYVLGNQVKTFENDFAKFCNANYCIGVGNGLDALRLILEGYKTLHKINVGDEVLVAANTFIATIIAIKQAGLVPVLVEAEEDTFNFDLKVLESKISAKTKAIMPVHLYGQLAPMKALKVLATKYNLLLIEDAAQAHGAMNEEGKRAGNLGDAAGFSFYPSKNLGALGDGGAVTTNNEALATAIKKLRNYGSSKKYEHEFLGINSRLDEIQAAFLKLKLPSLDKHNRARQAIAKTYLANIKNQKIKLPKYNDSKNHVFHLFVVQVEDRSTFTDYLEANNIGYLIHYPIAPHHQSALPEYQSLSFPVTEKIHKQVISLPMSPVMTEQQVRRVIKVLNEY; encoded by the coding sequence ATGATTCCATTTTTAGATTTACATGGTGTAAACCAAGAGTTTGAAGCTTCCTTTAAAAAGGAGTTTCAGCAGTTTTTAGATTCTGGATATTACGTGTTAGGCAATCAGGTGAAAACATTCGAAAACGACTTTGCCAAATTCTGCAACGCCAACTATTGCATTGGCGTTGGAAATGGTTTAGACGCCCTTAGGTTAATCTTAGAAGGCTATAAGACCTTACATAAAATTAATGTTGGTGACGAAGTACTGGTAGCTGCCAATACGTTTATTGCAACCATAATTGCCATAAAACAAGCAGGACTAGTGCCAGTTTTAGTTGAAGCGGAAGAAGACACATTCAATTTTGATCTAAAAGTTCTTGAATCTAAAATTTCAGCCAAAACAAAGGCTATCATGCCAGTGCATCTGTATGGCCAACTAGCGCCTATGAAAGCCTTGAAGGTGCTGGCTACAAAATATAACTTACTACTTATTGAAGATGCAGCGCAGGCGCATGGGGCGATGAATGAAGAAGGAAAACGTGCAGGAAATCTTGGCGATGCTGCAGGGTTTAGTTTTTATCCGTCAAAAAATTTAGGTGCTTTAGGAGATGGAGGCGCAGTGACAACCAACAACGAGGCATTGGCAACAGCAATTAAAAAATTGCGTAACTATGGAAGTTCAAAAAAATATGAGCACGAGTTCTTAGGTATAAATTCGAGGCTTGATGAAATTCAGGCTGCATTTTTAAAACTGAAATTACCTAGCTTAGACAAACATAATCGTGCGCGACAAGCAATTGCAAAAACATACCTTGCTAACATTAAAAATCAAAAAATTAAGCTTCCAAAATACAACGACTCGAAGAACCATGTGTTTCATTTGTTTGTTGTTCAAGTTGAAGACAGATCAACATTTACAGATTATCTAGAAGCAAACAACATAGGCTATTTAATTCATTATCCTATCGCACCACATCATCAGAGCGCACTTCCAGAGTATCAAAGCCTTTCATTTCCTGTTACTGAAAAGATACATAAACAAGTAATAAGCCTACCTATGAGCCCTGTAATGACAGAGCAACAAGTGCGTAGGGTAATAAAGGTTTTAAATGAATATTAA
- a CDS encoding O-antigen translocase, producing MKIPQFIRANLLLKMTSLNAVVVGIRLVISAVMQRIIYELVGAEGQYKIGQLRSLEQLLMSVTSMGVFNGVVKYLAEHKEDKPQLQKLFSTAFVFSTIGTTVAAVTLFFSASFLSEYLFGTSDFEYLLKFVAVLTPAVALQRIFDGVINGLSQYKKYAKIQLISYVLSAALLLACLYSYNLDGALVAIALAPAIQVGMILIIFYKVLREYIQFKELSFKTPMAKSLLAFTLMSFVSSILLPFVEIDIRAMLAETLSERDAGVWTNMSFISKNYMVFSGSLFTLYVLPKFASIYTGRDFKKEVLTIYKTLLPIFGVGMVLVFLLRNVIIELLYPGLTEMAPLFKWQLIGDFIRLGSLVLAHQFLAKKMVRNFIFSEIFSIATFFGLSYYLVQFYEVEGIVMAHFIRYVLYFLLVAFLLWRHFTNQRKQRLKAQKIEE from the coding sequence ATGAAGATCCCTCAATTTATACGAGCTAATCTCCTGCTAAAAATGACTTCCCTTAATGCGGTGGTGGTGGGAATTCGTTTGGTGATATCTGCGGTTATGCAGCGTATTATCTACGAACTTGTTGGCGCCGAAGGGCAATATAAAATAGGCCAATTGCGAAGCCTAGAGCAGCTACTTATGTCTGTAACTTCCATGGGTGTATTTAACGGAGTGGTAAAGTACCTTGCCGAACACAAAGAAGACAAACCTCAGCTACAAAAACTATTTTCTACAGCCTTTGTTTTTTCTACAATAGGAACAACAGTAGCGGCAGTCACCTTATTTTTCTCGGCTAGTTTTTTAAGCGAATATCTTTTCGGGACTTCAGACTTTGAGTACCTTCTAAAGTTTGTAGCCGTGCTTACACCAGCAGTAGCCTTACAACGTATTTTTGATGGAGTTATTAACGGACTTTCCCAATACAAGAAGTACGCAAAAATTCAGCTTATTAGTTATGTTCTAAGTGCAGCCCTATTATTGGCATGTTTGTATTCGTACAATTTAGATGGAGCGTTGGTGGCAATTGCACTGGCTCCGGCCATACAGGTAGGAATGATTTTAATAATCTTTTACAAGGTGCTTAGGGAGTACATTCAGTTTAAAGAATTATCATTTAAAACTCCTATGGCTAAAAGTCTTTTGGCATTTACCTTAATGAGTTTTGTGTCATCTATTTTGCTGCCGTTTGTAGAGATAGATATTCGTGCCATGCTGGCTGAAACGCTTTCAGAGCGCGACGCAGGAGTTTGGACCAACATGTCTTTTATTTCGAAAAATTATATGGTGTTTTCAGGATCCTTGTTTACCTTATATGTGTTGCCAAAATTTGCAAGTATCTATACAGGGCGTGATTTTAAAAAAGAAGTCTTAACAATTTATAAAACCCTCTTGCCTATTTTTGGAGTGGGCATGGTGCTTGTTTTTTTACTGCGTAACGTAATTATCGAGTTGCTATATCCAGGACTTACCGAAATGGCACCGCTTTTTAAGTGGCAACTTATTGGCGACTTTATTCGCTTAGGGTCTTTGGTGTTGGCACATCAGTTTTTGGCTAAGAAAATGGTGCGTAATTTTATTTTTTCTGAAATTTTCTCGATAGCAACTTTTTTCGGCCTTTCGTACTATCTCGTTCAGTTTTATGAAGTGGAAGGTATTGTAATGGCCCATTTTATTAGATATGTTCTTTATTTCTTACTGGTAGCTTTCTTGTTATGGCGACATTTTACAAACCAAAGAAAACAGCGATTGAAAGCTCAAAAAATAGAAGAATAG
- a CDS encoding sulfatase-like hydrolase/transferase has protein sequence MTTARKILRKNYVFPAMVGLAAGLYPIIFFYTNNFSLINSWKHFTFFLCLFLGLPIFTFVALRFLDFIPIVKKLNPIVFPFFNIAAFLGFIQICLYAQFHLWITLISIVVAALVAFFLRKSFKKILALQFLLAIIGLFWLFPTIKNQWTYSNEWTFQPDDIEEVVFKKRPNVYYIQPDGYVNVSQMGKGAYKIDNTVFWDFLRENNFKLYPDVFSNYSSTLVSNTATFTMKHHYYNNGFNFSEIANARKVIISDNPVLNIFKNNGYKTHFIAEASYLLTNFPEMGYDACNFDYNDLDFITDGFSMEEDITIPLEGFLKEDTDQSKFFFIEIFKPGHVSSSKTETLGVEGEFELYKENLRLSNERLVKAINLIQKHDPDGLILIMADHGGYVGYEHMLEIRDKTLDEDRIYSAFSTQLSIKWPNGEAPAIDTKFKSGINTFRILFSYLAEDPKYLDHLQEDASFTIIKNGAPQGIYKVIDGEGEVVFKKH, from the coding sequence ATGACTACCGCTAGAAAAATACTCCGTAAGAATTACGTTTTTCCTGCCATGGTAGGCCTGGCAGCAGGGTTGTATCCTATTATTTTCTTTTACACCAATAATTTTTCACTTATTAATTCGTGGAAGCACTTTACATTTTTCTTGTGCTTATTTTTAGGACTGCCAATCTTTACGTTTGTAGCGCTTCGATTTTTAGATTTTATTCCTATCGTTAAAAAATTGAATCCAATTGTTTTTCCATTTTTTAACATCGCGGCATTTCTTGGGTTTATTCAGATTTGTTTGTATGCCCAATTTCATCTTTGGATTACCTTAATTTCTATTGTTGTAGCGGCCTTAGTTGCTTTTTTTCTTCGAAAATCTTTTAAGAAAATTCTAGCCCTTCAGTTTCTTTTGGCAATTATTGGCCTGTTTTGGTTGTTTCCTACCATTAAAAATCAGTGGACGTATTCTAACGAATGGACATTTCAGCCAGATGATATAGAAGAGGTGGTGTTTAAGAAACGTCCAAATGTATATTACATCCAGCCAGATGGGTATGTAAATGTATCGCAAATGGGTAAAGGAGCTTATAAGATTGACAACACGGTCTTTTGGGATTTTCTTCGAGAGAATAATTTTAAATTATACCCCGATGTATTCAGTAACTACAGTTCTACATTGGTTTCGAACACCGCAACCTTTACTATGAAACACCATTATTACAATAATGGTTTTAACTTTAGTGAGATTGCCAACGCCAGAAAAGTAATTATATCAGATAATCCAGTACTTAACATCTTTAAGAACAATGGCTATAAAACACATTTTATCGCCGAAGCTTCTTACTTGCTAACCAATTTCCCAGAGATGGGATACGATGCTTGTAATTTTGATTATAACGATTTAGATTTTATCACAGATGGCTTTAGTATGGAAGAAGACATTACCATACCGCTTGAAGGATTTTTAAAGGAAGATACAGATCAGTCTAAGTTCTTTTTCATTGAAATTTTTAAACCTGGCCATGTTAGCAGTTCAAAAACCGAAACCTTAGGTGTAGAAGGTGAATTTGAGCTGTATAAAGAAAATTTACGCCTTAGTAACGAGCGGTTGGTAAAAGCCATAAATCTTATACAAAAGCACGATCCCGATGGGCTTATTCTCATTATGGCAGATCATGGTGGCTATGTTGGCTATGAGCACATGTTGGAGATTCGTGATAAAACCTTAGATGAAGACCGAATTTATTCTGCTTTTAGCACGCAACTTTCTATAAAATGGCCTAACGGTGAGGCGCCAGCAATTGATACAAAGTTTAAAAGTGGTATCAATACATTTCGCATTTTGTTTTCGTATTTGGCCGAAGATCCTAAGTACTTAGATCACTTGCAAGAAGATGCTAGTTTCACCATTATTAAAAATGGTGCCCCTCAAGGTATATACAAGGTTATTGATGGTGAAGGCGAGGTTGTTTTTAAAAAACATTAA
- a CDS encoding sulfatase-like hydrolase/transferase, whose amino-acid sequence MSVFNTKFIQQFKFPIALGIATGLYPLFFYYTNNFTLVNSVKQLLFFVALFVAVPVCIFSFIQFATRNKPTPLWRNRLFTFFNVTLFLLYIQICLLADVTLVYSVLGVVIGLAAAYFLYKFLRKIMALQYILAVVGLVSLVPIVYKQLSYDSDWMNQPDAIIDVSFQQKPNVYFIQPDGYLNFSEIGNGAYRHNNDAFKSYLEANRFTLYDDFRSNYTATLLSNASMFSMKHHYNSYGFSLSEVINGREIVITKNPVLDIFKNNGYKTYFLPEWPFFLTSFAEMGYDECNFSLEEDVSFVGKGYYKQKDIEAPLQKFIAEEINQPKYFFLQVFSPGHVEFFEKDSEGVEEERKQWLARLEETNTKLERLINTIVANDSEAIIAILSDHGGYVGFEYMEQIHSKTTDRDKLYSGFSTQMAIRWPEGTTNFYKDKLKTNVNFFRVLFSELSGDTSYLEYLEEDASFVTIEKDAPKGVYRCINSEGEVVFEKL is encoded by the coding sequence ATGAGCGTTTTTAATACTAAATTCATACAGCAGTTTAAGTTTCCAATAGCATTGGGAATAGCCACAGGATTATATCCACTCTTTTTTTACTACACCAACAACTTTACACTTGTTAATTCAGTGAAGCAATTGTTGTTTTTTGTAGCGCTCTTTGTAGCCGTTCCTGTATGTATATTTTCATTCATTCAGTTTGCTACTAGAAATAAGCCTACTCCTTTATGGCGCAATCGACTGTTTACGTTTTTTAACGTCACCTTATTTCTGTTGTACATTCAAATTTGCTTGTTGGCAGATGTAACTCTAGTATATTCTGTTTTAGGTGTTGTTATTGGCTTAGCAGCCGCTTATTTCTTGTACAAATTTTTAAGAAAGATTATGGCGCTGCAATACATTTTGGCAGTGGTAGGGTTGGTTTCTCTGGTTCCTATAGTTTACAAGCAACTCTCGTACGATTCAGATTGGATGAACCAGCCAGATGCTATTATAGATGTTAGCTTTCAACAGAAGCCTAATGTGTATTTTATTCAGCCCGATGGTTATCTCAATTTTTCTGAAATAGGTAACGGTGCTTACCGTCATAATAACGATGCGTTTAAAAGCTATCTAGAGGCTAACAGATTTACATTGTACGACGATTTCCGAAGTAATTATACAGCAACATTACTGTCTAACGCTTCTATGTTTTCTATGAAGCACCATTACAATAGCTACGGTTTTAGTTTAAGCGAAGTTATAAATGGCCGTGAGATTGTTATTACCAAGAATCCGGTGCTCGATATTTTTAAGAACAACGGTTATAAGACCTACTTTTTACCAGAATGGCCTTTTTTCTTAACTAGTTTTGCTGAAATGGGCTATGATGAGTGTAACTTTAGTTTAGAAGAAGATGTGTCTTTTGTGGGCAAGGGATATTACAAACAGAAAGATATTGAAGCACCTCTGCAAAAATTTATCGCAGAAGAAATTAACCAACCCAAGTACTTTTTTTTGCAAGTATTTAGTCCAGGACATGTAGAATTTTTTGAAAAAGACAGTGAAGGTGTAGAAGAAGAGCGCAAACAGTGGTTAGCGCGTTTGGAAGAGACAAACACAAAGCTAGAGCGTCTTATAAATACCATTGTAGCTAACGATTCAGAAGCAATTATTGCAATTTTATCAGACCACGGGGGGTATGTTGGTTTTGAGTATATGGAGCAAATACACAGTAAAACTACAGATAGAGATAAGCTGTACTCTGGGTTTTCTACACAAATGGCAATTCGGTGGCCAGAAGGCACAACAAATTTCTACAAAGACAAGCTTAAGACCAATGTGAATTTCTTTCGGGTTTTGTTTTCAGAATTAAGTGGAGATACTTCGTACTTAGAATATTTAGAAGAAGATGCCAGTTTTGTTACCATCGAGAAAGATGCTCCAAAAGGGGTATACCGCTGTATAAATAGCGAGGGCGAAGTAGTCTTTGAAAAACTTTAA
- a CDS encoding GNAT family N-acetyltransferase: protein MNQPDASFYVEKYTPAHKNAWDQFVRNSKNATFLFLRDFMEYHSDRFEDGSLLVLKGKKVVALLPANRVGAVVHSHQGLSYGGLVLSSKIKMNETLLVFKTVLTFLEQDNVTTLSIKLLPKIYHSLPADEIDYILFLLQATRTRVDVSATIENRNALAIQGNRMEGVKKAERQGLSILESEDFGLFWNEILVPNLAARHDAKPVHSLEEISLLASRFSKQIRQFNVMHDGLIVAGTTLFVTKNVVHVQYISANKDKQQLGSLDFLFHHLINEKFADKKYFDFGVSNENKGKNINGGLQYWKECFGARAISHEFYEVATANHMLLDSVFI, encoded by the coding sequence TTGAACCAACCAGACGCGTCTTTTTACGTTGAAAAATATACCCCTGCGCATAAAAATGCATGGGACCAATTTGTGCGAAATTCAAAGAACGCTACGTTCTTGTTTCTACGAGATTTCATGGAGTACCATAGTGACCGATTTGAAGATGGGTCGTTACTGGTTTTAAAAGGAAAAAAAGTTGTGGCATTACTACCTGCGAATCGAGTAGGGGCAGTAGTGCATTCACATCAGGGCTTGTCTTATGGAGGTTTAGTACTATCCTCTAAAATAAAAATGAACGAAACGCTTTTAGTCTTTAAGACAGTTCTAACTTTTTTAGAACAAGACAACGTTACTACATTATCTATAAAGCTTCTGCCAAAAATATATCACAGCCTTCCTGCAGACGAAATAGACTACATTTTATTTCTTTTGCAAGCAACCCGCACCCGTGTAGATGTATCTGCTACCATAGAGAACAGAAATGCGCTTGCGATACAAGGTAATAGGATGGAAGGGGTAAAGAAAGCTGAAAGACAAGGGTTGTCAATACTAGAATCTGAAGATTTTGGTTTGTTTTGGAATGAAATTCTAGTTCCTAATTTAGCAGCGCGTCATGACGCAAAACCTGTGCATAGTTTGGAAGAAATAAGTTTGTTAGCCTCTCGTTTTTCGAAACAGATTAGACAATTTAACGTAATGCATGACGGATTGATTGTAGCAGGAACCACCCTTTTTGTAACTAAAAATGTTGTGCATGTGCAGTATATTTCAGCTAATAAAGACAAACAACAATTGGGTAGTTTAGACTTTTTGTTTCATCACCTAATTAACGAGAAGTTCGCTGATAAAAAGTACTTCGATTTTGGAGTCTCTAATGAGAATAAAGGAAAAAACATCAACGGCGGACTGCAATACTGGAAAGAATGTTTTGGGGCTCGGGCTATAAGTCATGAGTTCTATGAGGTCGCTACTGCAAATCACATGTTATTAGATTCAGTTTTTATATGA
- a CDS encoding glycosyltransferase family 2 protein: MNPELSVVMPCLNEAETLAICIKKAQGFFERENVRGEVVIADNGSTDGSQKIARDLNARVVDVPAKGYGNALIGGITAAEGTYVMMGDADDSYDFSNMMPYLVKLREGYDLVMGNRFKGGIAKGAMPFLHKYLGNPVLSFIGRLFFKAKIGDFHCGLRGFSKDAFGRMELKTTGMEFASEMIVKASLKEMKIAEVPTTLSVDGRTRPPHLNTWRDGWRHLRFLVLYSPKWLFYYPGFLMFFFGLVISAILVYNPVTIGSVTFDVHTLLFTAVCMLIGFQFIVFYGLTKVFTVENGLLPKSKNYDKQFQFINLEKGLIVGALLIIAGVVLSFLAYNYWQDINFGDITNSNTLRIVIPAVTTMLLGVQVILFSLFFSILGLKR, translated from the coding sequence ATGAATCCTGAGCTTTCTGTAGTAATGCCCTGTTTAAACGAAGCCGAAACCTTGGCTATTTGCATAAAAAAGGCGCAAGGTTTTTTTGAACGTGAAAACGTACGTGGTGAAGTGGTGATTGCAGACAATGGCAGTACAGATGGCTCACAAAAGATTGCAAGAGATTTAAATGCTCGGGTGGTAGATGTGCCTGCTAAAGGCTACGGAAATGCCCTTATTGGCGGTATAACTGCTGCAGAAGGCACCTATGTAATGATGGGCGATGCAGACGACAGCTACGACTTTAGTAATATGATGCCGTATCTCGTGAAATTAAGAGAGGGCTACGACCTTGTCATGGGAAATCGTTTTAAAGGGGGTATTGCTAAAGGCGCTATGCCTTTTTTACATAAATATCTCGGAAATCCTGTTCTTAGTTTTATTGGACGCTTGTTTTTTAAAGCCAAGATTGGCGATTTTCACTGTGGCTTACGTGGCTTTAGTAAAGATGCCTTTGGTAGAATGGAATTAAAAACTACCGGAATGGAGTTTGCCAGCGAAATGATTGTAAAGGCGAGCTTAAAAGAAATGAAAATTGCAGAGGTTCCAACTACGCTCTCTGTAGACGGTAGAACGCGTCCGCCGCATTTAAACACCTGGCGCGATGGGTGGAGGCATTTACGCTTTTTAGTACTGTACAGCCCGAAGTGGTTATTCTATTATCCAGGATTTCTAATGTTCTTTTTTGGCTTGGTAATTTCAGCAATACTGGTCTACAATCCAGTAACTATAGGCAGTGTTACCTTTGATGTTCACACCTTATTATTTACCGCAGTTTGTATGCTTATTGGCTTTCAGTTTATAGTATTCTATGGGCTTACAAAGGTGTTTACCGTAGAAAACGGACTTTTACCTAAATCGAAAAATTACGATAAGCAATTTCAGTTCATTAATCTTGAAAAAGGTCTCATCGTTGGAGCGCTTCTAATTATTGCTGGGGTTGTTTTAAGTTTTCTTGCCTACAATTATTGGCAGGATATAAATTTTGGAGATATTACCAACTCAAATACCTTACGTATTGTAATTCCTGCAGTAACTACTATGCTATTGGGCGTACAGGTAATTTTATTTAGCCTCTTTTTCAGTATTCTTGGGTTAAAAAGATAA
- a CDS encoding sulfatase-like hydrolase/transferase: MKSEKKYSLKLCILAAIAPGLYPIFFYYSKNFPLVNSWEHLAFFIIAFLAIPVVVFLVSNWLFGLLPFKSYHKYLLPFLNVFTLLYLLKVCYFIGIEKDKILIAAVIAAIVSFFLHKHLLKIIFFEFLLALIGLVSMGSTMVQFLSISDDWRTQPDGIANVQFKNTPNVYVIQADGYANFAELKKGYYNYPENTLERYLKAENFTLYPEYRSNYSTTVESNVTLFNMKHHYYNKSIGYNEIFNGRNMIVSENVVLDAFKHNGYKTYFLTETPYLIANRPKMGFHTTNFPYSDLKYIRNGARRIKDVEEPLKQFIAEETQQPKFFFVQILNPWHVSSVNHVSRKKENEREQYLERLEETNTALIKTIKEIRSKDLNAVVILMSDHGGFVGMNHTGEKRTKNIDRDFQYSIFGANLAISWPNDSPPSYDSQLKSSVNLFRVLFSYLSEDNRYLEHLQENGSYLIIKNKAEPGIYQTIDDTGNVVFKPLDSLSF, translated from the coding sequence TTGAAAAGCGAAAAAAAATACAGCTTAAAACTATGCATCTTGGCTGCTATAGCGCCAGGACTGTATCCCATCTTTTTTTACTACAGTAAAAACTTTCCGTTGGTGAATTCTTGGGAGCATCTCGCATTCTTTATTATTGCATTTCTTGCAATTCCGGTGGTTGTTTTTTTAGTTTCTAATTGGCTATTTGGGTTGTTACCTTTTAAGAGCTACCACAAATACCTACTGCCATTTCTAAACGTATTTACACTGCTGTATTTATTAAAAGTATGCTACTTCATTGGTATTGAAAAAGACAAAATATTAATTGCAGCAGTCATTGCCGCAATTGTTTCTTTCTTTTTACATAAACACCTACTAAAAATTATTTTTTTTGAGTTTTTACTTGCCCTAATTGGCCTAGTGAGTATGGGAAGTACCATGGTGCAATTTCTTTCAATAAGTGACGATTGGAGAACGCAACCCGATGGTATAGCGAATGTTCAATTTAAGAATACACCAAATGTGTACGTAATTCAGGCAGATGGATACGCCAATTTCGCTGAATTGAAAAAAGGATATTACAACTATCCAGAAAATACATTAGAGCGCTATTTGAAAGCAGAAAATTTTACATTGTATCCAGAATACCGAAGTAACTATTCTACAACGGTAGAGTCTAACGTGACGCTTTTCAATATGAAGCATCATTACTACAACAAATCTATCGGGTACAACGAAATTTTTAATGGTCGAAACATGATTGTTTCAGAAAATGTAGTACTTGATGCCTTTAAGCATAATGGCTATAAAACTTATTTCTTAACCGAAACTCCCTACCTTATTGCTAATAGACCTAAAATGGGGTTTCATACTACTAATTTTCCGTACAGCGATTTAAAATACATTAGAAATGGGGCGCGAAGAATTAAAGATGTTGAGGAACCTTTAAAACAATTCATAGCGGAAGAAACCCAACAGCCTAAATTTTTCTTTGTACAGATTTTGAATCCGTGGCATGTTTCTAGTGTAAACCATGTATCTAGAAAAAAGGAAAACGAACGAGAGCAGTATCTAGAACGATTGGAAGAAACAAATACTGCGCTTATAAAAACCATAAAAGAGATAAGATCTAAAGATCTCAATGCCGTGGTAATTTTGATGTCTGACCACGGCGGATTTGTAGGCATGAATCATACTGGAGAAAAACGTACTAAGAATATAGACCGCGATTTTCAGTATAGTATTTTTGGAGCCAATCTGGCTATTTCATGGCCTAACGATTCACCACCTTCTTATGATTCTCAGTTGAAATCGTCTGTAAACTTATTTCGAGTTTTGTTTTCGTATTTATCTGAGGACAATCGATACTTAGAGCATCTTCAGGAAAATGGTAGTTATCTTATCATTAAAAACAAAGCAGAGCCAGGAATTTATCAGACTATAGACGATACTGGAAATGTAGTTTTTAAACCGTTAGATAGTTTATCTTTTTAA